A DNA window from Halorubrum sp. DM2 contains the following coding sequences:
- the pdxS gene encoding pyridoxal 5'-phosphate synthase lyase subunit PdxS, which translates to MPEATDLEELKRGTELVKRGFAQMQKGGVIMDVVNREQARIAEDAGAVAVMVLEHVPADIRKRGGVARMPDPERVPEIIDEVSIPVMGKSRIGHRKEAEILEALGVDMIDESEVLTPADDEYHTDKRDFTSPFVCGARNLPEALRRVHEGAAMIRTKGEAGTGDVNQAVKHQRTIKKQIRTLTGLNYEEREKWAREHGAPRDLVHETAEAERLPVVNFAAGGIATPADAALMMYHGCDGIFVGSGIFGAEDPAAMGNAIVEAVNNWDDPEELARIASGTGKGMKGQSNEDMKEEEQLQGRGV; encoded by the coding sequence ATGCCAGAGGCCACGGACTTAGAGGAGCTGAAGCGCGGGACCGAGCTGGTCAAGCGCGGCTTCGCGCAGATGCAGAAGGGCGGCGTCATCATGGACGTCGTCAACCGCGAACAGGCCCGGATCGCGGAGGACGCGGGCGCGGTCGCCGTGATGGTGCTCGAACACGTCCCGGCGGACATCCGCAAGCGCGGCGGCGTCGCGCGGATGCCCGACCCCGAGCGCGTCCCCGAGATCATCGACGAGGTCTCGATCCCGGTGATGGGCAAGTCCCGCATCGGCCACCGCAAGGAGGCGGAGATCTTGGAGGCGCTCGGCGTCGACATGATCGACGAGTCCGAGGTGCTCACGCCCGCGGACGACGAGTACCACACCGACAAGCGCGACTTCACCTCGCCGTTCGTCTGCGGGGCCCGGAACCTCCCCGAGGCGCTCCGCCGGGTCCACGAGGGCGCGGCGATGATCCGGACGAAGGGCGAGGCCGGCACGGGCGACGTGAACCAGGCCGTCAAACACCAGCGCACCATCAAAAAGCAGATCCGGACGCTCACGGGCCTCAACTACGAGGAGCGCGAGAAGTGGGCCCGCGAACACGGCGCGCCCCGCGATCTGGTCCACGAGACCGCCGAGGCCGAGCGGCTCCCGGTCGTCAACTTCGCGGCCGGCGGCATCGCGACGCCCGCCGACGCCGCGCTGATGATGTACCACGGCTGCGACGGCATCTTCGTCGGCTCCGGCATCTTCGGCGCGGAGGACCCCGCGGCGATGGGCAACGCCATCGTCGAGGCCGTCAACAACTGGGACGACCCCGAGGAGCTCGCCCGGATCGCCAGCGGCACCGGCAAGGGGATGAAAGGCCAGTCCAACGAGGACATGAAAGAGGAAGAGCAGCTTCAGGGCCGCGGCGTCTGA